The Acidobacteriota bacterium genome has a segment encoding these proteins:
- a CDS encoding DUF1697 domain-containing protein codes for MSRYAAFLRAVNVGGRASVGMADLCRAFTEAGCEEVRTVIQSGNVLFEAPRGLTPRLEGAILAGVRGLVGPEAAVCFRSLEAIRNLLSDSSFSAALLPEGAKLYVTFLAEPPRSPPALPISSEKEGLDVLALRNLDVFVVSRPLPRGMYGFPNAFVESVFGVPATTRNWNTVRRVAGDRSREKKGRRA; via the coding sequence GTGAGCCGATACGCCGCGTTCCTGCGCGCCGTCAACGTGGGAGGCCGCGCATCCGTGGGGATGGCGGACCTGTGCCGGGCCTTTACGGAGGCGGGGTGCGAGGAGGTGCGGACGGTCATCCAGAGCGGGAACGTCCTTTTCGAGGCACCCCGGGGCCTGACCCCCAGGCTGGAAGGCGCGATCCTCGCGGGCGTCCGCGGGCTGGTCGGGCCGGAGGCCGCCGTCTGCTTCCGGAGCCTGGAGGCCATTCGAAACCTCCTCTCGGATTCCTCCTTTTCGGCGGCGCTCCTCCCGGAGGGGGCCAAGCTGTACGTCACCTTCCTCGCCGAGCCGCCCCGGAGTCCGCCCGCCCTTCCCATCTCTTCCGAGAAGGAGGGTCTCGACGTCCTGGCCTTGCGAAACCTGGACGTGTTCGTCGTGAGCCGCCCCCTCCCGAGGGGAATGTACGGGTTTCCCAACGCGTTCGTCGAGTCGGTCTTTGGCGTGCCGGCCACGACGCGCAACTGGAACACGGTGCGGCGTGTGGCCGGCGACCGATCGAGGGAGAAGAAAGGGCGGCGGGCATGA
- a CDS encoding DHCW motif cupin fold protein produces MEMKGFPFRTTDWAAVEPTEHPGAPGTAFWRTVQCGPIRTRMVEYTPGYVADHWCSKGHVLLVLEGELVTELQDGRSFVLGPGMGYSASDGDEPHRSRTETGARLFIVD; encoded by the coding sequence ATGGAGATGAAGGGGTTCCCCTTTCGGACCACGGACTGGGCCGCCGTCGAGCCGACGGAGCACCCGGGCGCGCCGGGCACGGCCTTCTGGCGCACCGTGCAGTGCGGCCCCATCCGGACGCGGATGGTGGAGTATACCCCGGGGTACGTGGCCGACCACTGGTGCTCCAAGGGCCATGTGCTCCTCGTTCTGGAGGGCGAACTGGTGACGGAATTGCAGGACGGCCGTTCCTTCGTGCTCGGCCCGGGCATGGGCTATTCCGCCTCGGACGGGGACGAACCGCACCGCTCCAGGACGGAGACCGGCGCCCGGCTCTTCATCGTGGATTGA
- a CDS encoding VOC family protein, translating to MARVKGIGGVFFRVQDPAAMNEWYLRHLGVPVSADGCAVLRWRDHEAPERERCTVWSAFPADTDYFGRREQSFMVNYIVESLDEALADLRASGVRVAEETETSEFGRFGWCYDPEGNRVELWEPPT from the coding sequence ATGGCGCGCGTGAAGGGAATCGGAGGCGTGTTCTTCCGCGTCCAGGATCCGGCGGCGATGAACGAGTGGTACCTGCGCCACTTGGGCGTCCCCGTCTCGGCGGATGGGTGCGCGGTCCTGAGGTGGAGGGACCACGAGGCGCCGGAGAGGGAGAGGTGCACGGTGTGGTCGGCCTTTCCCGCGGACACGGACTACTTCGGCCGGCGCGAGCAGTCCTTCATGGTGAACTACATCGTGGAATCCTTGGACGAGGCCCTGGCGGACCTCCGGGCCTCGGGGGTCCGGGTGGCGGAGGAGACGGAAACGTCCGAATTCGGGCGCTTCGGGTGGTGCTACGACCCCGAGGGGAACCGCGTGGAGCTGTGGGAGCCCCCGACGTAG
- a CDS encoding PaaI family thioesterase, translating into MMSPLEAWLSGQTVPPIASWLGMRLLSAGEGVAEAELTVRENLHNAMGTLHGGVYGDLADATMGAAIASRAAPGETFTTTNLSVHLFSPVREGVLRARARLVRRGRRTGYAECDLLTPSGELAARAASQCLFSLARGGGGEKGGP; encoded by the coding sequence ATGATGAGTCCGCTGGAAGCCTGGCTCAGTGGGCAAACCGTTCCGCCCATCGCGTCGTGGCTGGGCATGCGGCTTCTGAGCGCGGGGGAGGGGGTCGCGGAGGCCGAACTGACCGTGCGCGAGAACCTGCACAACGCCATGGGAACCCTCCACGGGGGGGTGTACGGCGATCTCGCCGACGCCACGATGGGCGCCGCCATCGCCTCGCGGGCGGCCCCAGGGGAGACCTTCACGACCACGAACCTGTCGGTGCACCTCTTCTCGCCGGTGCGCGAGGGGGTGCTGAGGGCGCGGGCCCGGCTGGTGCGAAGGGGACGGAGGACGGGGTACGCCGAGTGCGACCTTCTCACGCCGTCGGGAGAACTGGCGGCACGGGCCGCGAGCCAGTGCCTCTTCTCTCTCGCGCGAGGCGGAGGGGGAGAGAAAGGAGGGCCGTGA
- a CDS encoding dienelactone hydrolase, which translates to MNPLRTLQTTVPALLLAGGLLPVLAQPAPYDPLAAPSRKADDVRDVTIRDGSRNREIPLRIYLPETPSPAPVVLFSHGLGGSREGSAYLGRHWADRGYAAVFLQHPGSDEAVWKGQPRALRMTRMKRAASAENFLLRVQDVTAVLDEMERWNRAEGHPLRGRFDLRRVGVAGHSFGAVTAQALGGQSHPGPRGSYADPRIQAAVLMSPSAPRLGVAPEKAFGSVTIPWLLMTGTRDDSLIGGADAASRRKVFPALPPGGKYELVLSGAEHSAFADRALPGDREKRNPNHHRVVLALTTAFWDAYLSEDPAARAWLDGGGPPSLLEKDDLWQRK; encoded by the coding sequence ATGAATCCCCTGCGAACGCTCCAGACGACGGTCCCGGCCCTGCTCCTGGCGGGCGGCCTCCTGCCGGTTCTCGCGCAGCCAGCCCCGTACGATCCGCTGGCCGCGCCTTCAAGAAAGGCGGACGACGTCCGCGACGTCACGATCCGGGATGGGAGCCGGAATCGGGAGATCCCGCTGAGGATCTACCTGCCCGAAACGCCCTCGCCCGCCCCGGTCGTCCTCTTCAGCCACGGTCTGGGAGGGTCTCGCGAAGGGTCGGCCTACCTCGGCCGGCACTGGGCGGACCGGGGCTACGCGGCGGTCTTCCTCCAGCATCCAGGTAGCGACGAGGCCGTGTGGAAGGGCCAGCCGCGGGCTCTGCGGATGACTCGGATGAAGCGGGCCGCGAGCGCCGAGAACTTCCTCCTGCGGGTGCAGGACGTGACCGCGGTCCTCGACGAGATGGAGCGGTGGAATCGGGCGGAGGGCCACCCCCTGAGGGGGCGCTTCGACCTCCGGAGGGTGGGCGTGGCGGGCCACTCCTTCGGGGCCGTGACGGCCCAGGCCCTCGGCGGCCAGTCCCACCCTGGCCCGCGCGGCTCCTACGCGGACCCACGGATCCAGGCCGCCGTGCTCATGAGTCCCAGCGCGCCCCGGTTGGGCGTGGCCCCAGAAAAGGCCTTCGGTTCTGTGACCATCCCCTGGCTCCTGATGACGGGAACCCGTGACGATTCGCTGATCGGGGGGGCGGACGCGGCCTCGCGGCGGAAGGTGTTCCCCGCGCTTCCCCCGGGTGGAAAGTACGAACTGGTGCTCTCCGGCGCGGAACACAGCGCCTTCGCGGACAGGGCCCTCCCGGGAGACCGGGAAAAGAGGAACCCCAACCATCACCGCGTTGTCCTGGCCTTGACGACGGCCTTCTGGGACGCCTACCTGAGCGAAGATCCGGCGGCGAGGGCCTGGCTCGACGGCGGCGGCCCCCCCTCCCTTCTGGAAAAGGACGACCTCTGGCAGAGGAAGTGA
- a CDS encoding nuclear transport factor 2 family protein, giving the protein MNATAGIVLRFVEAVERADVGALSACMTEDHVFVDSDGGRVEGREAVTEAWKGFLHMVRDYRLNVERTFSDGDTVVLLGTASGTCGGASGRGRPWKVPAAWRAVVRGDRVALWQVYVNPEPIRKALGEGG; this is encoded by the coding sequence ATGAACGCGACGGCGGGAATCGTCCTGCGCTTCGTGGAGGCCGTGGAGCGGGCCGACGTGGGCGCGCTATCGGCCTGCATGACGGAGGACCACGTCTTCGTGGATTCGGATGGAGGGCGCGTGGAGGGAAGGGAAGCGGTCACCGAGGCCTGGAAAGGCTTCCTCCACATGGTCCGGGATTATCGCTTGAACGTCGAGCGGACCTTCTCCGACGGCGACACGGTGGTTCTGCTGGGGACGGCCTCGGGGACCTGCGGCGGAGCATCCGGGCGAGGGAGACCCTGGAAGGTCCCCGCCGCGTGGAGGGCGGTGGTCCGAGGGGACCGCGTGGCCCTCTGGCAGGTCTACGTCAACCCCGAGCCCATTCGGAAGGCCCTCGGCGAAGGTGGGTAA
- a CDS encoding carbonic anhydrase, protein MIPAVRALERLREGNLRFAEGRAGRWLERYGDRIRDVAEAQEPFAAVLGCSDSRVPAEIVFDQGLGDLFVVRVAGNVAAPSQVGSVEFAVERFDVRLVVVLGHSGCGAVRAVLDGEVPRAGEDSMRAILDRIRPCVEHVSASLSGEPREVVEEASILENVRAAQRALRTGSQGIARAMRARGLQVVGALYRLDTGLVEWLDGSVEP, encoded by the coding sequence ATGATCCCCGCGGTCCGTGCGCTGGAAAGGCTCCGGGAGGGCAACCTCCGGTTCGCCGAAGGGCGGGCCGGACGGTGGCTGGAAAGGTACGGAGACCGGATCCGGGACGTGGCGGAGGCCCAAGAGCCCTTCGCCGCAGTGCTGGGTTGTTCGGACTCCCGCGTGCCCGCGGAGATCGTGTTCGACCAGGGTCTCGGGGACCTTTTCGTCGTTCGGGTGGCGGGGAACGTGGCCGCCCCGTCCCAGGTGGGGAGCGTCGAATTCGCCGTGGAGCGCTTCGACGTACGCCTCGTGGTGGTCCTTGGACATTCCGGCTGCGGGGCCGTCCGCGCCGTTCTCGACGGCGAGGTCCCCCGGGCCGGGGAGGATTCCATGCGCGCCATCCTGGACCGCATAAGGCCCTGCGTGGAGCACGTCTCGGCCTCCCTTTCGGGCGAACCGCGGGAGGTGGTCGAAGAGGCGTCCATCCTCGAAAACGTGCGAGCCGCGCAACGGGCCTTACGGACCGGTTCCCAAGGCATCGCGCGGGCCATGCGGGCACGCGGCCTCCAGGTCGTGGGGGCCTTGTACCGCCTGGATACCGGCCTCGTGGAGTGGCTGGACGGATCGGTGGAGCCGTGA
- a CDS encoding DUF3592 domain-containing protein — MSRIVCPWCGTGYVAFRSNCGQCGGPLVEPGLSPSEGPGGDPPMPPPPPRAISGRYAWRLMASDGWAIGAGIFTLLGGIFTFLGALLALAIPTAFVGVPFLVLGILFLALGVAGLSRRHRVAGRVVEVLRVGEPVLGRVATVERNPMVRVNRRHPWTIAYRFEVGGSHYEGRVATLNPPALRPGWPVRVLYLPASPRLNTLYPHP, encoded by the coding sequence ATGAGTCGGATCGTGTGTCCCTGGTGTGGCACGGGCTACGTGGCATTCCGCTCGAACTGCGGCCAATGCGGGGGACCCCTGGTCGAACCGGGCCTTTCTCCCTCCGAGGGGCCGGGCGGGGACCCGCCGATGCCGCCTCCACCCCCTCGGGCCATTTCGGGCCGGTACGCCTGGCGCCTCATGGCCTCGGACGGCTGGGCCATCGGGGCGGGGATCTTCACCCTCCTCGGAGGGATTTTCACCTTCCTGGGCGCGCTCCTGGCGCTGGCGATTCCTACGGCCTTCGTGGGAGTTCCCTTCCTCGTCCTCGGCATCCTCTTCCTGGCCCTCGGCGTCGCGGGCCTGTCCCGGCGACACCGAGTGGCGGGACGGGTGGTGGAGGTCCTTCGGGTCGGGGAGCCTGTCCTCGGCCGCGTGGCAACGGTGGAAAGGAATCCCATGGTGCGCGTGAACCGGCGGCATCCGTGGACGATCGCATACAGGTTCGAAGTCGGCGGAAGTCACTACGAGGGCCGGGTGGCGACGCTGAATCCGCCCGCCCTGCGGCCGGGATGGCCCGTCCGGGTGCTGTACCTGCCGGCGTCCCCAAGGCTCAACACCCTCTACCCCCATCCGTAA
- a CDS encoding MBL fold metallo-hydrolase encodes MKVTTLIENRPSATDARLASEWGLALHVEVNGRSLLFDTGSSGAFADNARRLSVDLSSVEAAVLSHHHYDHGGGLRRFFEVNKRAKVYMGAPPDGECVGRLYGFLKKRVGLDAALVREYPERFEIVTERSEVLPGVHLLPRISGRHPRPVGNRRLFVEKDGALRPDDFAHEIVAAMEEEGGLVIFSGCSHSGILNMIETVAAAFPEIPIRAVVGGFHLVTAPPLRLLAGSRRAVEDLARAVLDHPVGMTYTGHCTGDWAFEILEKTMGGRISDLRTGTCFEA; translated from the coding sequence GTGAAGGTGACGACGCTGATCGAAAACCGGCCGAGCGCGACGGACGCGCGCCTGGCCTCGGAATGGGGCCTGGCGCTCCACGTGGAGGTGAACGGGCGGAGCCTTCTCTTCGACACGGGAAGTTCCGGTGCCTTCGCCGACAACGCCAGGCGCCTTTCGGTGGATCTCTCCTCCGTGGAGGCGGCGGTCCTCTCCCACCACCACTACGACCACGGCGGGGGCTTGAGGCGCTTCTTCGAGGTCAACAAGCGGGCGAAGGTCTACATGGGCGCCCCGCCGGATGGAGAGTGCGTCGGGCGGCTGTACGGCTTTCTGAAAAAGAGGGTGGGCCTGGACGCGGCGCTCGTGCGCGAATATCCGGAACGCTTCGAGATTGTCACGGAGCGCAGCGAGGTTCTCCCAGGCGTCCACCTCCTTCCCCGTATTTCGGGGCGGCATCCCCGGCCGGTGGGGAACCGGCGGCTCTTCGTGGAGAAGGACGGAGCCCTTCGGCCGGACGACTTCGCCCACGAGATCGTCGCGGCCATGGAAGAGGAGGGGGGCCTGGTGATCTTTTCGGGCTGCTCCCACAGCGGGATCCTCAACATGATCGAGACCGTGGCCGCGGCGTTTCCTGAAATCCCCATCCGGGCCGTGGTGGGCGGCTTCCACCTCGTGACCGCGCCTCCCCTGCGGCTCCTTGCGGGAAGCCGGCGCGCGGTGGAGGATCTGGCCCGCGCCGTGCTCGACCATCCCGTCGGGATGACCTACACCGGGCACTGCACCGGCGACTGGGCCTTCGAGATCCTCGAGAAGACGATGGGCGGGCGGATCTCGGACCTGAGGACGGGAACCTGCTTCGAGGCGTGA
- a CDS encoding N-acetyltransferase → MFHRDDRPSDHQAITGVTAAAFDSLAISGHTEHFMVRALRASGALMPWIVAEEGERVMGHIAFSPGSISDSTPRRRGLGSVSVLSDLNRRGIGRALVREGLDRLRAPGALGCFGVGEPVCHGRFGFRPLPALVPEGTRRRCPGGCR, encoded by the coding sequence GTGTTTCATCGAGACGATCGGCCTTCGGACCACCAGGCGATCACCGGGGTCACCGCGGCGGCCTTCGATTCCCTCGCCATCAGCGGGCACACGGAGCATTTCATGGTCCGCGCGCTTCGGGCTTCCGGCGCGTTGATGCCTTGGATCGTGGCGGAGGAAGGGGAACGGGTGATGGGCCACATCGCCTTTTCGCCCGGCTCCATCTCCGACAGCACGCCCCGCAGGCGAGGACTGGGGTCGGTCTCCGTTCTGTCCGACCTCAACCGCCGCGGAATCGGCAGGGCCCTCGTCCGCGAGGGACTGGACCGGTTGAGGGCCCCGGGCGCCCTCGGGTGCTTCGGGGTGGGAGAGCCGGTCTGTCACGGGCGCTTCGGGTTCCGCCCTCTGCCGGCTCTCGTCCCCGAAGGGACTCGGCGGAGGTGTCCCGGGGGTTGCCGCTGA
- a CDS encoding sulfite exporter TauE/SafE family protein, with protein MIASPEFFLLLLVGLLAGVLSGVFGIGGGVIIVPALIYILGFPAHKATGTSLAVLLPPIGLAAVLEYYHHDFVDLRAAAIIALACILGAWVGSVFAVRISGPALKMSFGVFVLLTGAYMIYEAWKAG; from the coding sequence ATGATCGCATCTCCGGAGTTCTTCCTGCTCCTTCTGGTCGGGCTTCTGGCGGGCGTACTGTCCGGTGTCTTCGGCATCGGAGGCGGAGTCATCATCGTCCCGGCGCTGATCTACATCCTTGGCTTCCCCGCCCACAAGGCGACAGGCACGAGTCTGGCGGTGCTCCTTCCCCCCATCGGTCTGGCGGCGGTTCTGGAGTACTACCACCACGACTTCGTGGACTTGAGGGCCGCGGCGATCATCGCCTTGGCGTGCATCTTGGGGGCCTGGGTCGGATCCGTCTTCGCGGTCCGAATCTCCGGACCCGCCCTGAAGATGTCCTTTGGCGTCTTTGTTTTGCTCACGGGCGCCTACATGATCTACGAGGCGTGGAAGGCGGGTTGA
- a CDS encoding VOC family protein codes for MSGNPVVWFEIYVQDMARAKAFYEGVLQRKLERLNMPEPEMWAFDMDMAANGAGGALVRMAGCPSGGNSVLVYFSCEDCAVEEARIAAHGGRVERSKMSIGEYGFIALAYDTEGNLFGLHSLR; via the coding sequence ATGAGCGGGAATCCCGTCGTTTGGTTTGAAATCTACGTGCAGGACATGGCCCGGGCCAAGGCTTTCTACGAGGGCGTCCTCCAGAGAAAACTGGAGCGCCTGAACATGCCCGAGCCGGAAATGTGGGCTTTCGACATGGACATGGCCGCGAACGGCGCTGGCGGCGCCCTCGTCCGGATGGCCGGGTGCCCCTCGGGCGGAAACAGCGTCCTCGTCTACTTCAGCTGCGAGGACTGCGCCGTGGAAGAGGCTCGGATCGCCGCCCACGGGGGACGCGTCGAGCGCTCGAAGATGTCCATCGGCGAGTACGGGTTCATCGCCTTGGCCTATGACACCGAGGGAAACCTCTTCGGCCTCCACTCCTTGCGCTAG
- a CDS encoding SRPBCC family protein, translating to MKHLRYSTRFDASPEVVWNTLFSLPTYRVWAGEFCEGSTFEGSWEEGTRMRFLGPGGSGIVSVIAENRPHRFLSIRHVGLLKEGVEVTDGEEAAAWVPAHENYTLSPAGSSTDLTVDLDVPGDFVEFMEDAWPRALARLKALCEAGPA from the coding sequence ATGAAGCATTTGCGATACAGCACCCGGTTCGATGCCTCTCCCGAGGTGGTCTGGAACACCCTCTTCTCCCTCCCCACCTACCGGGTCTGGGCGGGCGAGTTTTGCGAGGGCTCCACCTTCGAAGGCTCCTGGGAGGAAGGGACGCGCATGCGTTTCCTCGGTCCCGGCGGGAGCGGTATCGTGTCGGTCATCGCCGAGAACCGGCCCCACCGGTTCCTCTCCATCCGTCACGTCGGGCTTCTCAAGGAGGGAGTGGAGGTCACGGATGGCGAAGAGGCCGCGGCCTGGGTGCCGGCCCACGAGAACTACACCCTATCCCCCGCGGGGTCCTCGACGGACCTGACGGTGGACTTGGACGTCCCGGGCGACTTCGTGGAGTTCATGGAGGACGCCTGGCCCCGCGCCCTGGCCAGGCTCAAGGCCCTCTGCGAGGCCGGCCCGGCCTGA
- a CDS encoding SdpI family protein — translation MAVSVQVVHLGIGLMTSALAVPLVLRKVPMNYWYGVRTRKAFVSEENWFAVNAHGGKALLLFGLFLTAFALATWPVAPPPESPWAPVYVGGPLLGLVPVFWRIRRFGATLPDRSRADRGGGAAEP, via the coding sequence ATGGCGGTTTCCGTGCAGGTCGTTCACCTGGGGATCGGGCTGATGACGTCGGCCCTCGCCGTGCCCCTGGTCCTCCGCAAGGTCCCCATGAACTACTGGTACGGGGTCCGCACGCGGAAGGCCTTCGTCTCCGAGGAGAACTGGTTCGCGGTCAACGCCCACGGGGGGAAGGCGCTCCTTCTCTTCGGCCTCTTTCTCACGGCCTTCGCGCTGGCCACGTGGCCCGTCGCGCCTCCGCCCGAGAGCCCCTGGGCGCCGGTCTACGTCGGAGGCCCCCTCTTGGGGCTCGTCCCCGTCTTCTGGAGGATCCGGCGTTTCGGGGCGACTCTGCCGGATCGGAGCCGGGCAGACCGCGGAGGGGGAGCGGCTGAACCGTAG
- a CDS encoding superoxide dismutase, translating into MKFLAMEVESEGARTEDFAPHLKEEARSLWDLQQAGVVREAYFRADRRTAVLVLECEGRDQAEAALGGLPLARRGLIRFDLVPLLPYSGYARLFE; encoded by the coding sequence GTGAAGTTCCTCGCGATGGAAGTGGAATCGGAGGGGGCGCGGACCGAGGACTTCGCGCCGCACCTCAAGGAAGAGGCGCGGAGCCTCTGGGACCTCCAGCAGGCGGGCGTGGTGCGGGAGGCCTATTTCCGGGCGGATCGTCGCACGGCGGTTCTCGTGCTGGAGTGCGAGGGCCGGGACCAGGCCGAGGCCGCACTGGGCGGGCTTCCCTTGGCGCGGCGGGGGCTCATCCGCTTCGACCTCGTCCCCCTCCTGCCCTACTCTGGGTACGCCCGCCTCTTCGAGTAG
- the rsgA gene encoding ribosome small subunit-dependent GTPase A, translated as MAIRRTDLIPLGWNEWLEERASCEPGDTLARVAAVDRDRLLLMVPSGTFRAQLAGRFLYQQAASRERPCVGDWVCAEKSPKDDVGLVRALLERKTVLRRRAAGGSGEPQEIAANVDTVVIVQSCHYDFNLHRLERYLVMVREGGAEPWVLLTKTDLVKPEVLASQVDEIRSAGIAVPVRTLSHVTGEGVEELKRALLPGRTYCFVGSSGVGKSTVLNALVGRERLPTAEVSATGEGRHTTVRRELVLLEGGALVIDNPGMREFGVVEAEGGIGDTFSGITGLSSRCRFRDCRHENEPGCAVREAVQEGALSPQEYGHFIQLREESEFYALSRAEKRQKDRDFGKFLKSAKKDLRRG; from the coding sequence ATGGCGATCCGGCGCACCGACCTGATCCCGTTGGGATGGAACGAGTGGCTTGAGGAAAGGGCGTCGTGCGAGCCCGGGGACACCCTCGCCCGGGTGGCGGCGGTGGACCGCGACCGGCTCTTGCTCATGGTCCCGTCCGGGACCTTCCGGGCACAACTGGCGGGCCGGTTCCTTTATCAACAAGCGGCGTCCAGGGAGCGGCCCTGCGTGGGGGACTGGGTGTGCGCGGAGAAGAGCCCGAAGGACGACGTGGGGCTGGTCCGCGCGCTCCTGGAGAGAAAGACCGTCCTGCGCCGGAGAGCGGCGGGCGGCTCCGGCGAGCCCCAGGAAATCGCGGCCAACGTCGATACCGTGGTCATCGTCCAGTCCTGCCACTACGACTTCAACCTCCACCGGCTGGAGCGCTACCTCGTGATGGTCCGGGAAGGTGGGGCCGAGCCGTGGGTCCTGCTGACGAAGACGGACTTGGTGAAGCCCGAGGTCCTGGCCTCTCAGGTGGACGAGATCCGATCCGCGGGGATCGCGGTGCCGGTGCGGACCCTGAGCCACGTCACCGGGGAAGGGGTGGAGGAGTTGAAACGGGCCCTGCTTCCCGGGAGGACCTACTGCTTCGTCGGTTCGTCGGGGGTGGGGAAGAGCACGGTCCTCAACGCCTTGGTCGGAAGGGAGAGGCTCCCCACCGCGGAGGTGAGCGCCACGGGGGAGGGGAGGCACACGACGGTGCGGCGCGAGCTGGTCCTCCTGGAGGGCGGCGCCCTGGTCATCGACAATCCGGGGATGCGCGAATTCGGAGTCGTGGAGGCCGAGGGCGGGATCGGGGACACCTTCTCCGGCATCACCGGGCTCTCCTCGCGCTGCCGTTTCCGGGACTGCCGCCACGAGAACGAGCCCGGCTGCGCCGTGCGCGAGGCCGTCCAGGAGGGCGCCCTGAGCCCTCAGGAGTACGGCCACTTCATCCAGCTCCGGGAGGAATCCGAATTTTATGCCCTGTCCCGCGCCGAAAAGCGGCAGAAGGACCGGGATTTCGGCAAATTCCTCAAGTCCGCCAAGAAGGATTTGAGGCGGGGATAG